In the Syntrophus aciditrophicus SB genome, GCGCCTATGACTTGAATCCCGATTTGAGCCAGGCAGCCCGGAAGATTCCCAGGTTAAAGATCAAAATTCTGGAGAAGAAACATCAGGAATCCTGAAGCGATGAAGCCCTGTTCGGTTAACGCCGGGGCATCTGAAAAAAGTGTGCGGTGGTCCGCTGTATGTTTTTAAGAGGAAAGATGTTATGAAACCTGTTCATGTCGGCGGTCTGGTTGTCGGGGGAGGGAGCCCCCTCGTGCTTATTGCCGGACCCTGCGTTATCGAGGATGAGGAACGGACACGGGACATTGCCCTTTATCTGAAAAAACTCACGGATGAAATGGATATCCCTTTTATTTTCAAGGCCTCCTATGACAAAGCCAACCGGACATCGGGGAAAGCCTATCGCGGTCCAGGCCTCGAGCGAGGGATTGAAATTCTGAAAGCCATCAAGGGCGATCTGGGTATTCCCATCCTTTCCGATGTCCATAGTCGCGAGGAAATCGAGAAGGCGGCTGAAATCCTGGATGTGGTTCAGATTCCGGCTTTTCTTTGTCGTCAGACCGACCTTGTAAGGGAAGTCGCCCGTCTTGCCAGAGCCGTCAATATCAAAAAGGGCCAGTTTCTGGCTCCGTGGGATGTCCGGAATATCATCGAAAAAGTCCTCTCCGAAGGAAATGAGCGGATTCTGGTTACCGAACGGGGGACAAGTTTCGGTTACAACAACCTGGTCGTGGATTTCCGTTCCCTGCCCCTGCTGAGAAGGGAAGGTTATCCCGTGATTTTTGACGCAACGCACAGCGTTCAGCTTCCCGGCGGCCAGGGGACTGCCTCGGGGGGGCAGAGAGAAATGGTGCCCTGTCTGATGCGAGCCGCCGCAGCGGTTGGTATTGACGGTCTTTTTCTTGAGGTGCACCCGGATCCGGAGAAGGCCCTGTGTGACGGTCCGAATTCTCTTTATCTCGATGCCCTTCCTGAGCTCCTGAGCACGGTGAAATCCATCGACCGGCTGGTAAAAAACAGGGCGGACGGCATTTTTTAACGATATCGGCTTATGCCGGCAGCTTCGCTCAAATGAGGGTGGTGAATGTGATCAAGGATGAAGCGGTAAAAAGCAGGATCAGGAAGATCCGTCTTCTGATGCTGGACGTGGATGGCGTTCTGACAGACGGGCGCATCATCATCGATGATGCGGGACTGGAAAGCAAATTTTTTGATGTCAGGGATGGCCATGGCCTCAAACTGATCATGCGTTGCGGTCTTGATGTCGTTCTGTTGACCGGCCGCTCTTCGGCCGTGGTAACCCATCGCGCCAGGGATCTGGGAATCCGGGAAGTTTTTCAGGGGATATTAAACAAATTGGAATTCTTTCAGCAGTTTATTGAGAAAAGGGAAATTCGTCCGGAGGAGGTCGCCTATGTCGGGGATGACATGGTGGATATTCCCATTCTCAAGAGAGTCGGTTTTTCCGCTGCCGTGAAGGATGCCGTCGAAGAAGTCAGGGAAATCGTGGATCATGTCACGGAAAGACCGGGCGGACGAGGCGCCGTTCGGGAGCTATGCGAACTGATCCTCAAGGTTCAGGGGAGATGGGACGAGGTTACGCGGAAATACGAATTAGGCTGAATTCATTAATAGAATTCGATTCATGTTTGGTCTTTACTTGTCCTGAAACGGGTGATATACAACAGCAAAAACAGGAAAAGGTTGAAAAGACTTATAACAATAGGAAATAAAAGGATTGTCATTCTGGCAGTGCTATGTTTTGCTGTTCTTTCCATTGTTTCGGGAGTGATCTATAAGGTTTCGGGTAACCGCCCCCAGAAAACTCTTTTGAAAATCATGGACAGTACCGTGGATCTGCAGGTCATGAATGTCCATTATACGGAAGCGACGGATGAAGGAGTCAAGTGGGAGATCAAGGCGGACAGTGCCCAGTATCGCAAAAAGGAAAATCTGGCTGTCTTTAAAAATCCCTGTATTAAATTGATCATGCCCAATGGCCGCGTCTATGTCATGACCGGGAATGAGGGATTTGTGCATCAGGATTCAAAGGACATGGAAATATCTGGTAATATAAATCTGACTTCCAGCAACGGCGATGAGTTTAAAACGAATCATCTGAGTTATTCCGGGATCGAAAAGCGATGTTACACGCCGGCGCCGGTCACGATGAAAAACAGCAGGATTCAGGTGGATGCCAAAGGGATGTCGCTTTCCCTGAAAGACGAACAGCTCACCCTTTTGTCCGGGGTCAGGGCAGTTCTTAATTGATGAAGGATGTTCCAAGATTGAAAAAGTCGAGAGTTGTATGCCTTGTATTATTGATCGTCAGCCTGCTGGTCTGGGCGGTTATGGCTGCGCCTGTCGCGGGAGAACCCCAGTCGCAGAAAAAAAATCAAGTGACCGGCAGCGAGCCGATTCGGATTGATTCGGACCGGCTGGATGCATACAACGATCAGCGCCTTGTCGTTTTTTCAGGAAATGCGGTTGCTGTGCAGGGCGATAAAACCATCAAATCAGAAAAAATTCTGCTTTATTATAAAAAAGGGGAAAGCGGAACGCAGAAAGTTGCGTCAAAAGAGGTAGGGAAAACCGGTG is a window encoding:
- the kdsA gene encoding 3-deoxy-8-phosphooctulonate synthase, producing the protein MKPVHVGGLVVGGGSPLVLIAGPCVIEDEERTRDIALYLKKLTDEMDIPFIFKASYDKANRTSGKAYRGPGLERGIEILKAIKGDLGIPILSDVHSREEIEKAAEILDVVQIPAFLCRQTDLVREVARLARAVNIKKGQFLAPWDVRNIIEKVLSEGNERILVTERGTSFGYNNLVVDFRSLPLLRREGYPVIFDATHSVQLPGGQGTASGGQREMVPCLMRAAAAVGIDGLFLEVHPDPEKALCDGPNSLYLDALPELLSTVKSIDRLVKNRADGIF
- a CDS encoding KdsC family phosphatase; this translates as MIKDEAVKSRIRKIRLLMLDVDGVLTDGRIIIDDAGLESKFFDVRDGHGLKLIMRCGLDVVLLTGRSSAVVTHRARDLGIREVFQGILNKLEFFQQFIEKREIRPEEVAYVGDDMVDIPILKRVGFSAAVKDAVEEVREIVDHVTERPGGRGAVRELCELILKVQGRWDEVTRKYELG
- the lptC gene encoding LPS export ABC transporter periplasmic protein LptC gives rise to the protein MKRLITIGNKRIVILAVLCFAVLSIVSGVIYKVSGNRPQKTLLKIMDSTVDLQVMNVHYTEATDEGVKWEIKADSAQYRKKENLAVFKNPCIKLIMPNGRVYVMTGNEGFVHQDSKDMEISGNINLTSSNGDEFKTNHLSYSGIEKRCYTPAPVTMKNSRIQVDAKGMSLSLKDEQLTLLSGVRAVLN
- a CDS encoding LptA/OstA family protein → MKKSRVVCLVLLIVSLLVWAVMAAPVAGEPQSQKKNQVTGSEPIRIDSDRLDAYNDQRLVVFSGNAVAVQGDKTIKSEKILLYYKKGESGTQKVASKEVGKTGDLERIEAKGNVILTQGERVVTGDEAVYYQGSQKIVMSGNAVMRENRNIIRGDRIVVFINENRGMVESTQRKRVTATIYPSEKDEKKK